In one window of Desulfonatronum thioautotrophicum DNA:
- a CDS encoding glycosyltransferase family 4 protein encodes MPPLNIIHTEASDAWGGQDIRVLNEALWFHAHGHRVHIFTPGHGQLFRRCRDAGLSCEAATFTRSRQLADFIRMVTRFRAIQPDVVCTHSSVDSWVGLTAARFCAVPATIRYRHVSTPVGNNFMNRWQYRGLCDHVVTTAETIQNSLQRNLGLPADKISSIPTGIAPPHLSSRAQARAALLERFNLPDTAHLIGQVSVLRSWKGQYVLIDAFERMAAKQPEARLLLIGGGPVMGDYSKRSRESAFASRIFLPGHQEDVWPFFRGLDVAVLASTKNEGIPQSGLQAMFAQCPFVGTNVGGIPEIVDHQHTGLLVAPGDPAALAAAITTVLRRPDLGAMMAENALRQVQSTFTLSAMGRRVESLMRRLTDTRTPAGRKENHQ; translated from the coding sequence ATGCCCCCCCTGAATATCATTCATACCGAAGCCTCGGACGCCTGGGGTGGCCAGGATATCCGCGTGCTGAACGAGGCTCTGTGGTTCCACGCGCACGGTCACCGCGTCCACATATTTACCCCGGGACATGGTCAGCTTTTTCGTCGCTGTCGTGATGCGGGGCTGTCCTGCGAGGCGGCAACATTTACCCGGTCGCGCCAACTCGCTGACTTCATCCGCATGGTCACCCGCTTCAGGGCCATCCAACCTGACGTCGTCTGCACCCACAGCAGCGTGGACAGTTGGGTGGGGCTGACGGCGGCCAGGTTCTGCGCGGTTCCGGCGACCATCCGCTACCGCCACGTGAGCACGCCGGTGGGGAACAATTTCATGAACCGCTGGCAGTACCGCGGACTGTGCGACCATGTAGTGACCACGGCCGAGACCATTCAGAACAGTTTGCAGCGCAACCTGGGCCTACCGGCGGATAAAATCAGCTCTATTCCCACGGGCATTGCTCCACCGCACCTGTCTTCCCGCGCGCAGGCCCGGGCTGCGTTACTGGAACGGTTCAACCTCCCGGACACGGCCCATCTGATCGGTCAGGTATCGGTATTGCGCAGCTGGAAGGGACAATACGTACTCATTGACGCGTTTGAGCGCATGGCCGCAAAACAGCCCGAAGCCCGCCTGCTCCTGATTGGCGGGGGGCCGGTCATGGGCGACTATTCCAAACGCAGCCGGGAGAGCGCCTTTGCTTCGCGAATTTTCCTGCCCGGTCATCAGGAAGATGTCTGGCCTTTTTTTCGCGGTCTGGACGTGGCCGTCCTGGCCAGTACCAAAAATGAAGGCATCCCCCAATCCGGACTGCAAGCCATGTTCGCGCAATGTCCCTTCGTGGGCACGAATGTCGGCGGTATCCCTGAAATCGTGGACCACCAGCACACGGGCCTGCTCGTTGCCCCCGGCGATCCGGCGGCCCTGGCCGCGGCGATCACCACGGTTCTGCGCCGTCCGGATCTCGGGGCGATGATGGCCGAAAATGCGCTACGTCAGGTCCAGTCCACGTTCACGCTTTCCGCCATGGGCCGCCGTGTCGAGTCGTTGATGCGACGATTGACGGATACCCGGACGCCGGCTGGCCGCAAAGAGAACCACCAATGA
- a CDS encoding pentapeptide repeat-containing protein: MIRTAVLFVCLLVGVVPAIAQQVVDNCTLQPYTRCPGVNLSGHDLSGMNLQGAYFKGADLRNANLSGANFIDAYLYDAQMDGANLSGANFSKAIWPDGRTCRFDSIGTCK, encoded by the coding sequence ATGATCAGAACAGCCGTATTGTTTGTATGCCTTCTTGTCGGAGTGGTCCCGGCAATTGCCCAGCAGGTTGTGGACAATTGCACATTGCAGCCCTACACCCGTTGCCCCGGGGTCAACCTGAGTGGCCACGATCTCTCCGGAATGAACCTGCAGGGAGCCTACTTCAAAGGGGCGGACCTGAGAAATGCCAACCTTTCCGGGGCCAACTTCATTGACGCTTACCTTTACGACGCCCAGATGGACGGCGCAAACCTTTCTGGAGCCAACTTCAGCAAGGCGATTTGGCCTGACGGTCGGACATGCAGGTTCGACTCCATCGGAACGTGTAAATAA
- a CDS encoding RT0821/Lpp0805 family surface protein, producing MDKRSMQKALTMLAILALLAAGCGGAHGGAGSGQINQIGGGLLGGIGGGIAGAQIGAGSGRVAAIIGGTILGAALGSYVGGYMDRMDQQQVTRTLETQPTGQTSQWRNPDTGNNFRVTPVNTFQRTDGQYCREFVTEVEVGGRIEQAYGTACRMPDGSWKIQ from the coding sequence ATGGACAAGCGATCAATGCAAAAAGCCCTGACAATGCTGGCGATTCTCGCCCTGCTGGCCGCTGGTTGCGGTGGAGCGCATGGTGGTGCCGGCAGCGGACAAATCAACCAGATCGGCGGCGGCCTGCTCGGTGGGATCGGTGGCGGCATCGCCGGTGCGCAAATCGGTGCCGGAAGCGGCCGAGTTGCGGCCATCATCGGCGGCACGATCCTCGGTGCTGCTCTGGGCAGCTATGTCGGCGGCTACATGGACCGCATGGACCAGCAGCAGGTCACTCGCACCCTGGAGACACAGCCCACAGGCCAAACCTCGCAGTGGAGAAACCCGGACACGGGCAACAATTTTCGCGTCACGCCGGTCAACACCTTTCAACGGACCGACGGCCAATACTGCCGGGAATTCGTCACAGAAGTGGAAGTCGGCGGCAGGATTGAACAGGCCTACGGTACCGCGTGCCGCATGCCGGACGGCTCCTGGAAGATCCAGTAA
- a CDS encoding NAD(P)H-dependent glycerol-3-phosphate dehydrogenase has protein sequence MQTAVFGGGSWGTTLANLLAHKHGSARLWVREKELASLIRTRRCNPWYLPDLELAAGLTASDDLAQVMDGADFFLFVIPSQFYGGVLKTVREFLPKKPIIISASKGIALDTLQTMSEVTAEALTGLKPVFAMLSGPSFAREVSRGMPTAVTLGCKDNAAAKSIQSLLSTETFRVYTNKDVRGVELGGALKNIIAIAAGISDGLGFGTNARAALITRGLAEMSRLGVAMGAQAQTFMGLSGMGDLVLTCTGDLSRNRQVGLKLAQGHTLLNILGQMKMVAEGVKTTESVHALGRRHKVDLPITEQVFQVLYENKDPALAVQELMQRELKSEQ, from the coding sequence ATGCAAACAGCGGTATTCGGCGGCGGCAGCTGGGGCACGACCCTGGCCAATCTGCTGGCGCACAAACACGGTTCGGCCCGGCTCTGGGTCCGGGAAAAAGAACTCGCCTCCTTGATTCGAACAAGGCGATGCAATCCCTGGTATCTTCCTGACCTGGAACTGGCCGCGGGCCTCACTGCCAGTGACGACCTGGCCCAGGTCATGGACGGTGCGGACTTTTTTCTTTTCGTCATCCCCAGCCAGTTTTACGGCGGTGTACTCAAGACCGTCCGGGAATTTCTTCCCAAAAAACCCATCATCATCTCCGCCAGCAAGGGCATTGCCCTGGACACATTGCAGACCATGTCCGAGGTAACCGCGGAGGCATTGACCGGCCTCAAACCGGTTTTTGCCATGCTCTCCGGCCCCTCCTTTGCCAGGGAAGTCAGCAGGGGCATGCCCACGGCGGTCACGTTGGGCTGCAAGGACAACGCCGCGGCAAAATCTATCCAAAGCCTGCTTTCCACTGAAACATTTCGGGTCTACACCAACAAGGACGTCCGCGGAGTGGAGTTGGGCGGTGCCCTGAAAAACATCATCGCCATTGCCGCCGGCATTTCCGACGGCCTGGGTTTTGGTACCAATGCCAGAGCCGCGTTGATTACCCGTGGATTGGCGGAAATGTCCCGCCTGGGAGTGGCCATGGGCGCCCAGGCCCAGACGTTCATGGGACTGTCCGGCATGGGCGATCTGGTCCTGACTTGTACCGGGGATTTATCCCGCAACCGCCAGGTCGGGCTGAAGCTGGCCCAGGGCCATACCTTGCTGAACATCCTCGGCCAGATGAAAATGGTCGCCGAGGGCGTCAAGACCACGGAATCCGTCCATGCCCTGGGCCGTAGGCACAAGGTCGACCTGCCCATTACGGAACAGGTCTTTCAGGTGCTCTACGAAAACAAGGACCCTGCATTGGCCGTTCAAGAGCTGATGCAACGAGAGCTGAAAAGTGAACAGTAG
- a CDS encoding lytic transglycosylase domain-containing protein has protein sequence MSVGVRKEPYPAGTYAGGNLEKPLKTLYSGNDGCQDVTVSAPRFRAEDGELLMETQVHLRHGRSIGNYCLLPLRFNGMLVMYQRPSVSAEEWVLHFTPVRSELRTLDGQPARLASLAWRLVEDHVLGSLAGITVNLGPPKRELQDFLPMMLTAKDRSRVLEMLRDLRPGQMLIQDHGLRLENVLTVFDDLYQPEPERLEAYLSDEELKRFIVAWEVWDAFLIHLITTLATRELTESEHALLLDVLLRLRHEFIFHLDDPLGRTDLVRAQFMEAWTRLGPLFRGHRLMADNDSLLGYLAFFSASDALLALDKLGPTLGMEISREGLIRLATLLGNQETHLEYAPDLLPELRRGLGLDIMRGTEEDTMQDRRQDNDQDNIQGDRQKSEDLGREEGRPGFRWSQGLNFLQEHFATFFIPAAQAASPPAGQDVDLSLWTFKGQNLDAYMARVTGLLRDRTEAVMNNSARPEERHGFFLDLVLAAAWQESCFRQFIKSEDRIIYLRSFNNTSVGIMQINERVWRGLYDQDRLRWDITYNAQAGAEILDLYYAKYARPRMAREPEVQWSADLKAGMLYAMYNGGPGQLERFLNRVQEGGLFRSDRLFQEKWDWVRQDDLEKISICLIGR, from the coding sequence ATGATGGCTGTCAGGACGTCACGGTTTCCGCCCCCCGGTTCCGGGCCGAGGACGGCGAATTGCTCATGGAAACGCAGGTCCATTTGCGCCATGGCCGGAGCATAGGCAATTACTGTCTTCTGCCGCTGCGGTTCAACGGAATGCTGGTCATGTACCAACGCCCCTCGGTCTCTGCGGAGGAATGGGTCCTGCATTTTACACCGGTCAGGTCTGAACTACGCACCCTGGACGGCCAACCGGCCCGCTTGGCATCTCTGGCCTGGCGTTTGGTGGAGGACCACGTCCTGGGCTCCCTGGCCGGCATAACGGTGAATCTCGGTCCGCCCAAACGCGAGCTGCAAGACTTCCTGCCAATGATGCTGACAGCAAAGGATCGCTCCCGTGTGCTGGAGATGCTGCGGGACCTCCGTCCAGGGCAGATGCTCATCCAGGATCACGGGTTGCGCCTGGAGAATGTGCTGACCGTTTTTGACGACCTTTACCAACCCGAGCCGGAGCGGTTGGAGGCGTACCTGTCTGACGAGGAACTGAAACGGTTCATTGTTGCCTGGGAAGTCTGGGATGCATTTTTGATCCACTTGATAACCACCCTGGCGACCAGAGAGCTCACGGAAAGTGAACATGCGCTTCTGCTGGATGTCCTGTTGCGTTTGCGCCATGAGTTCATCTTCCACCTCGACGATCCCCTGGGCCGGACCGACCTGGTTCGAGCGCAGTTCATGGAAGCCTGGACAAGACTTGGGCCGCTGTTTCGCGGCCATCGCCTGATGGCCGACAACGACTCCCTGTTGGGCTACCTGGCCTTTTTTTCCGCTTCCGACGCTCTCTTGGCATTGGACAAGCTGGGACCGACCCTGGGAATGGAGATCAGCCGGGAAGGACTGATCCGCCTGGCCACGTTGCTGGGCAATCAGGAGACGCACTTGGAATATGCGCCGGATCTGCTTCCGGAGTTACGCCGCGGCCTCGGATTGGACATCATGCGCGGCACGGAAGAGGACACCATGCAAGACAGGAGGCAAGACAACGATCAGGACAACATACAGGGCGACAGGCAGAAAAGCGAGGACTTGGGCCGGGAAGAGGGTCGGCCCGGGTTCCGGTGGTCCCAAGGATTGAACTTTCTGCAGGAGCATTTTGCGACCTTTTTCATTCCCGCGGCTCAGGCCGCTTCCCCTCCGGCCGGCCAAGACGTCGATCTTTCCCTTTGGACGTTCAAGGGGCAAAATCTGGATGCATATATGGCCCGGGTGACCGGGCTGCTCCGAGACCGCACGGAAGCTGTCATGAACAATAGCGCGAGACCGGAAGAGCGCCACGGCTTTTTCCTCGATCTGGTTTTGGCTGCGGCTTGGCAGGAAAGCTGCTTCCGGCAATTCATCAAATCAGAGGACCGGATCATCTACCTCCGGTCCTTCAACAATACCTCCGTCGGAATCATGCAGATCAACGAGCGGGTTTGGCGCGGGCTTTACGACCAAGACCGCCTGCGGTGGGATATCACCTACAACGCCCAGGCCGGGGCCGAAATTCTGGATCTCTATTACGCCAAGTACGCCAGACCCAGGATGGCCAGAGAACCCGAGGTGCAGTGGTCCGCGGACCTTAAGGCGGGCATGCTCTATGCCATGTACAACGGAGGGCCGGGGCAACTGGAACGGTTTCTGAACCGCGTCCAGGAGGGAGGCCTGTTTCGCAGTGACCGTCTGTTTCAGGAAAAGTGGGACTGGGTTCGTCAAGACGACCTGGAAAAGATTTCCATTTGCCTCATCGGCCGATAA